The genomic window GCTGAGGATGGCTCGAGTACTTTCCTCCGTGCCTCCTCGTCAAGATCGCCACTATAGCTGCGGCTCGCGCGGACGACGAGCCGAGCAGTCCGAAGAATCCAGTTGATGCCAAACCAGCCTGCGATGAAGGCCAGCAGGCTGTAGTAGCCGACGACGAGGACAGGGGGGAGACTGTTCAGCGCGCCAGAGGGGATGAAGTATGGGATGATCGCGGCGCAAGCCACGAATAGAAGCAGGGGCAAGTAGTGACGCACCAGGGCCTGCGCCGAGCGGGTGGCGGCCGTCACCTGCTCGGCCTGCTCTTCTGAGGTAATCGTGAGCCTCATCGTCACGAGCCCCTCGGGGTGCCGTTCTGGATCTGGGGTCGCCATCGCTTCGCCTCCCGCTACCGCAAAGTATATCCGCGTTCGGCGGGCCGCCAGGTAACTCTCATGGAGTGTCCAATAGAAGATACAGTCGCCCTTTCGGTGACCGGCGCCAGGCCGGCCGCCCCTAGAACCACAGCCTCCGGCGGCGCAGGTCGAAGTAGGAGAGCAGGGCGCGGGCCGGGCCCTCTTGGGTCGCGCTGCCGCGACCGTCGCGGCCCATCCGGCCGATGGCCAGGTTCTCGGCCACCGTCAGGTTGGGGAAGACCCGCCGCCCCTGGGGTCATCGCCGGCGCGGTGTACGTGGACCCGTGGCGCCACCGGCAGCGCTGACGAGGTAGAATGGGCCCGGAACGAGCGCTGACGTGTGAGCGCGGAAAGGGACGGGCATGGTGACTCTCAGGAGACGAATGGTCGGCGGGGTTCTGTTGGGCGCCGCACTCGCGGTGACCTGGGTCGTCGTCGGCCCAGGGCCGGTCATGGCAGCGGAGGTGGGCGAGCGAGCGCCCGACTTCAGCCTGGCGAGCACCTCTGGCGGCGACGTTTCCCTGAACGACTTTCGGGGCAAGAAGTTCGTGCTCCTCGAATTCTACGGCGCAGACTTTGCTCCCACGTGAGCGGCGAACCTGTCGGCCAGGAAGGCCGACTACAAGCGCTTCGAAACCCTCGGTGTCCAGAACCTCGCCGTCAGCGCCAACACGACCTTCTCGCAGCAGGTCTTCGCCGAATCCCTGAAGCTGCCGTACCCGCTGCTCAGCGACTTTCCCGAGCGGAAGGTCATGCGCAGCTACGGGGTCCTCAATGACAAAACGATGACCGCCCACCGGTCGTTTTTTCTCATCGATCCGCAGGGCATCATCCGCAAGAAGTGGATCATCGAGAACGGGCCGACGACGGTGGTGTATAGCGAGACCCTGCTGCGGGAGATCCGGGAAGTCGTCGGAAAGCGCTGACGATGCCGGCGGGCCGCTCGGCGGCGATGGGGGGCGGGTGGAGGTCCCGGCTCGCGGGGGGGCTGCTCGTGGTGGCCGCCTGGAGTCCCGCGGGCGCCGACCAGCCGGCGGTGGCGTCACTGCTCGAGCCCCTGGCCCTCGTCGGCTATCGCGCCGGCACGATGCCTCCCCACTTCAGTGGCCGCACCCTCGACGCCCGGCAGCTCTCGATGACGGAGCTCCGCGGCAAGGTGGTTGTCGTGAACTTCTGGGCGAGCTGGTGTCTCGAGTGTCGCCCCGAGATGCCCGTGCTGGAGCGGCTCCACCGCGAGTTCGCGTCGCGGGGGCTCGCGATCATCGGGATCAACGCCCGCGAGGGCAGGGACGCAGTCGGGCGCTACGCCAAGGAGCTGGGCCTGACGTTCCCGCTCGTGCTCGATCCGGGCGGTCAGATCAACGCCCTGTACGGCGTGATCGGTCTCCCGACGACGTTCGTCGTCGGGCGGGACGGGCGCGCCGTGGCGTTCGCCGTGGGGTCGCGCGAGTGGGCGAGCGCGCCGGCCCGGGCGCTCATCGAGGCGCTGCTGGCCGAACCGGCCCCGCGCCTGCCGTGACGAGCCTTCCGCGGCGTCAGGTGTTGCTCGGGATCGTCCTCGCCGCCGGCGAGCTGATCGGCCGTGATGTCGTGGCCGAGGCGGCGCGCCTGGTCAAGATCGGGGCGCTGACGGAATCATGGGGACCGACGCCGGCCATCATCGGGCTGCGCGACGGCCTCCAGGAGCTCGGCTACCGCGAGGACCAGGACTTCACGATCGGGGTGCGCTTCACCGAAGGCAAGCCCGCCGACCTTCCCGCGGCCGCGCGCGACCTCGTCCGGCACGGGGTGGACATCATCGTGACGACCGATTCCGGCACTGCGGCCAAGGCGGCCCAGACGGCGACGAATCGGATCCCGATCGTCTTCATCGGTGGGAGCGACCCGGTTGGATTGGGACTGGTGCAGAGCTTCGCGCGGCCGGGCGGCAACGTCACGGGGATCGCCGATCTGGACGTCGACCTGGCGCCGAAGCGGATGGAGATCTTTCGCGAGCTGGTTCCTGGTCTGAAGCGGATCCTGCTGCCCTACGACGCGACGAATCCGTATATGGTCGCGCATCTGGCGGTGCACCGCGACGCCGCCCGGCGTCTCGGTCTCACGCTCGTGGAGCGGCCTCTGCGGAGCGAGGAGGAGGCGCGGGCGGCGATCACCGGACTCCGGAAGGGTGAAGCGGACGGGATCTTCTCGCCCCGGTTCCTCTCCTTGAACATCCCCGGGTTCATCCTTGAGATCGCGCCCCGGGGGGTAATCCCGACGATGTTCCACGGCGCGTTCTGGGTGGAGCGGGGCGGCCTGGCCTGCTACTCCGCGAACGACCGCGAGCTGGGCAAGCAGGCGGCGCGCCTCGTCGACGGGATCCTCAAGGGGGCGAAACCGGCCGATCTTCCGGTCGAGCAACCGACGAAGTTCGAGCTGGTCATCAACCTGAAGACCGCCAAGGCCCTCGGCCTGCCCATTCCGCCGTCCCTGCTGTCGCGGGCGGACCGCGTCATTCAGTGAGGGCCGTTTAAGCGGGCGGTAGGGCCTAGGGGCTGTTTGCGATAAGCTCGTCGGGATGCCGGGATATCCGCTCGCCGTCTTTCTCCCCGCGGCCGGCCTCGGCGAACGGCTGAGACCGGTCACGAATTACCTGCCCAAGCCGCTCCTGCCAATCCTCGGCAAGCCGATCATCGAGCGCATTCTGGAGAGACTCACGGCGGTCTGCGACGGCCAGATCGGCATCAACCTGCACTGGAAGGCCGATCTGCTGCGCGCCTGGGCCGTGACCTCGCCCTGGCGCGACCGAATCACGTTCTTTCCAGAAGACCCGATCCTCGGCACCGGCGGCGCGCTCAAGAACGCCGAATCCTTTCTGTCCGGGGGGCCCTTCATCGTCCACAATTCGGATATCCTCCTGGACATCGATTTCTCCCGCCTGATCGAGGAGCATCTCTCCTCGGGCAATACCGCGACGCTCGTGTGCCACCGCTTGCCGCATTTGAGCAACGTGGTCGTCGATGGGAACGGCCAGGTGCTGGACGTGGAGAACCCCGGCGCTTCGAAGCCGGACCCGTCGACCATCGCCGACAAAGTCGCCTATACCGGCATCGCCGTCTATTCGCCAGGGATCCTGACGTTTCTTCCCGCGGGTGTCTCCCATGCCACGGTCGCCTGGATCGCCGCGTCCAAAGCCGGCCGGAAGGTCCGGGCCATGGACTTCACCGGCTGCTACTGGAACGACGTGGGGGATCCCACGACCTATGCGAGGGGTGTCCTCGACGCTCTCCGGGAAGACGGCGAGACGGTCTATCTCTCCTCCGCCGCCCGCTGTGGGCGCATCGAGCTCGACGGTTATGTCGTCCTGGAGTCCGGCAGCGAGATCCGGGATGGATCGCGGATCAGAAACTGCATCGTGATGCCGGGGGCCGACGTCTCGGGACGTCATGAAAACGGGATCATCGGACCGGGTTACCTGATCTCCCTCGCAGAGTCCGACATGCAGCCGTCGCTCCATGCCGCCGAGAAGAAGCGGCTCCCCCTGAGCGATCCGCTCCTGGCCCGGCATTTCGGCGTTCACACCACGGACGCCCGCGGATCGACGCCCGCTCCCGACTCTGCCGTCTGGTGCGATGCCATTCTCATCGGTCTCGGCGGATCGGACCGACGGTACTTCCGCGTGCGGCACGACGGTCGGACCGCGGTGCTGATGGAATGCCGCCCGGAGGATCCGGACTTCGAACGGCATCTCGCGTACACCGGCTTCTTCGCCCGCCACGCGGTCCCGGTGCCTGAGCTCCTCTCGGCGGATAGCGCGAACAAGCGTGCCCTGTTCGAGGACCTGGGCGATACCTCGCTGTACGCGTATCTCAAGCTCCCCCACGACACCCGGAGCGTCGAGCGGGTCTATCGTGGCGTCCTCCGGCGCCTCGTCACGCTCCACACGACGGCCACGCGGCACGTCCAC from Candidatus Methylomirabilota bacterium includes these protein-coding regions:
- a CDS encoding TlpA disulfide reductase family protein, encoding MPAGRSAAMGGGWRSRLAGGLLVVAAWSPAGADQPAVASLLEPLALVGYRAGTMPPHFSGRTLDARQLSMTELRGKVVVVNFWASWCLECRPEMPVLERLHREFASRGLAIIGINAREGRDAVGRYAKELGLTFPLVLDPGGQINALYGVIGLPTTFVVGRDGRAVAFAVGSREWASAPARALIEALLAEPAPRLP
- a CDS encoding phosphotransferase, which encodes MPGYPLAVFLPAAGLGERLRPVTNYLPKPLLPILGKPIIERILERLTAVCDGQIGINLHWKADLLRAWAVTSPWRDRITFFPEDPILGTGGALKNAESFLSGGPFIVHNSDILLDIDFSRLIEEHLSSGNTATLVCHRLPHLSNVVVDGNGQVLDVENPGASKPDPSTIADKVAYTGIAVYSPGILTFLPAGVSHATVAWIAASKAGRKVRAMDFTGCYWNDVGDPTTYARGVLDALREDGETVYLSSAARCGRIELDGYVVLESGSEIRDGSRIRNCIVMPGADVSGRHENGIIGPGYLISLAESDMQPSLHAAEKKRLPLSDPLLARHFGVHTTDARGSTPAPDSAVWCDAILIGLGGSDRRYFRVRHDGRTAVLMECRPEDPDFERHLAYTGFFARHAVPVPELLSADSANKRALFEDLGDTSLYAYLKLPHDTRSVERVYRGVLRRLVTLHTTATRHVHECLLLKTRIFDYDYFRWETTYFLDRFVTGLRQHAITNRPAIDEELHRLSQRVDAQAKGIIHRDFQCQNIMITAGVPRFIDYQGARMAPPAYDVASVLWDPYYRLEDPMRERLLAYYVGEMKADAFTAFDESSFLQSLIPCRLQRHMQALGAYGFLAEVKGKKYFLKHVPEALRLLKAEAAEARREYPELARLTASL
- a CDS encoding ABC transporter substrate-binding protein; amino-acid sequence: MTSLPRRQVLLGIVLAAGELIGRDVVAEAARLVKIGALTESWGPTPAIIGLRDGLQELGYREDQDFTIGVRFTEGKPADLPAAARDLVRHGVDIIVTTDSGTAAKAAQTATNRIPIVFIGGSDPVGLGLVQSFARPGGNVTGIADLDVDLAPKRMEIFRELVPGLKRILLPYDATNPYMVAHLAVHRDAARRLGLTLVERPLRSEEEARAAITGLRKGEADGIFSPRFLSLNIPGFILEIAPRGVIPTMFHGAFWVERGGLACYSANDRELGKQAARLVDGILKGAKPADLPVEQPTKFELVINLKTAKALGLPIPPSLLSRADRVIQ
- a CDS encoding peroxiredoxin family protein, which codes for MAAEVGERAPDFSLASTSGGDVSLNDFRGKKFVLLEFYGADFAPTUAANLSARKADYKRFETLGVQNLAVSANTTFSQQVFAESLKLPYPLLSDFPERKVMRSYGVLNDKTMTAHRSFFLIDPQGIIRKKWIIENGPTTVVYSETLLREIREVVGKR